A region of Panthera uncia isolate 11264 unplaced genomic scaffold, Puncia_PCG_1.0 HiC_scaffold_655, whole genome shotgun sequence DNA encodes the following proteins:
- the LOC125918301 gene encoding ankyrin repeat domain-containing protein 26-like isoform X4, whose translation MISRLEHQKVEWEREFCCLRCTLKQEEEEERRNADTLYEKIREKLRRKEDEYKKEVETKQVELALRTLNMELKAAKNQVVARQLQQELADTLKKQSMSEASPEVASHLRLEDETRDLKKKLGQIRSQLQEAQERHAEAAKG comes from the exons ATGATATCACGGTTAGAGCATCAAAAAGTGGAATGGGAACGTGAATTCTGCTGTTTGAG ATGTACcttaaaacaagaagaagaagaagaaagaagaaatgctgATACGTTATATGAAAAAATTAGGGAAaagttaagaagaaaagaagacgAATATAAGAAAGAAGTTGAAACAAAACAAGTTGAACTTGCTCTGAGAACGCTAAACATGGAATTGAAGGCCGCAAAAAATCAG GTAGTTGCGAGACAACTTCAACAAGAACTGGCTGATACTCTGAAGAAACAGTCTATGTCAGAGGCTTCCCCAGAGGTTGCGTCCCATCTTCGTCTGGAAGATGAAACACGGGATCTCAAGAAGAAATTAGGTCAAATCAGAAGTCAG